In the Opitutaceae bacterium genome, one interval contains:
- a CDS encoding sugar ABC transporter permease, whose translation MNAAPQDASGLVWRRRRRLLVGLAFIGPNLVGFLVFTLAPLIISFAFAFTNWDLQLHNIFRREPLVFVGLSHFRELLGHPEFRQFLGNTLFLMMGIPFAIAGSLGAALLLSSPMKRRPGWRTRPLVISGSVLLVSLAVLGLSGFSVPAIGWFLLLLFLSILAGGMLTGNTVYRTLFYTPHFTAGVATYVLWKKLYDPQAGPVNALLEPCLRGVAWVVRRLPEWAFTLGPVLLFLLAAETVRRFVRWSLKNWYGGETGWLALLLSSVASSIICLLSIRWVPGPFGWLPAVGFLAGLWVRPEARVRGRRRPLADRGLGGTVLLGLLTTVSVLALIGLARLGGALPSMASDGLQPPLWLADYYWAKPSIMIMALWAAIGSNNMILYLAGLSNVPTELYEAASMDGASGRQRFWHVTWPQLAPVTFFIFIMSIIQGLQGGFEMARTMTQGGPAGATTTLSYFVYIEGFETGRLGFASAVAWALFALVFAVTAINFKFGSRYTND comes from the coding sequence CGCAAGATGCATCCGGTCTGGTCTGGCGCCGGCGCCGGCGATTGCTCGTCGGGCTGGCCTTCATCGGTCCGAACCTCGTCGGTTTCCTCGTCTTCACCCTGGCGCCACTCATCATCAGTTTCGCCTTCGCCTTCACCAATTGGGACCTGCAACTGCACAATATATTCCGCAGGGAACCCCTGGTCTTTGTCGGGCTGTCCCACTTTCGCGAGCTTCTCGGGCATCCCGAGTTCCGGCAGTTTCTCGGCAATACGCTCTTCCTGATGATGGGGATCCCGTTTGCCATCGCCGGAAGCCTGGGGGCTGCCCTTCTGCTCTCCTCGCCGATGAAGCGCCGTCCGGGCTGGCGGACCCGGCCCCTCGTGATATCGGGATCGGTGCTCCTGGTCAGCCTGGCGGTGCTCGGGCTTTCCGGCTTTTCCGTTCCCGCGATCGGATGGTTCCTTCTGCTGCTCTTCCTCAGCATCCTGGCCGGCGGCATGTTGACCGGCAATACGGTCTACCGAACCCTCTTCTACACCCCCCACTTCACGGCCGGCGTGGCCACCTATGTCCTCTGGAAGAAGCTCTACGATCCGCAGGCCGGGCCGGTCAATGCGCTCCTCGAGCCCTGCCTCCGTGGAGTCGCGTGGGTGGTCCGACGCCTGCCCGAATGGGCCTTCACCCTTGGCCCCGTCCTGCTCTTCCTGCTCGCGGCGGAAACGGTCCGGCGGTTTGTCCGCTGGAGCCTGAAGAACTGGTATGGGGGCGAAACCGGCTGGCTGGCGCTCCTCCTCTCTTCCGTCGCCTCCTCGATCATCTGCCTTTTGTCCATCCGCTGGGTTCCCGGCCCTTTCGGCTGGCTTCCCGCAGTGGGGTTTCTTGCCGGATTGTGGGTCCGCCCCGAGGCACGGGTCCGGGGGAGGCGGAGGCCCCTCGCCGATCGCGGTCTGGGCGGGACGGTCCTGCTCGGTCTTCTCACCACCGTTTCCGTCCTTGCCCTGATCGGATTGGCCCGCCTGGGGGGGGCACTTCCTTCCATGGCCTCGGACGGCCTGCAGCCCCCACTCTGGCTGGCGGACTATTACTGGGCCAAGCCCTCCATCATGATCATGGCCCTCTGGGCGGCGATCGGTTCGAACAACATGATCCTCTACCTGGCCGGACTCTCCAATGTACCGACCGAACTTTATGAGGCGGCTTCGATGGACGGGGCTTCGGGTCGGCAGCGCTTCTGGCACGTGACCTGGCCGCAATTGGCACCGGTCACCTTTTTCATCTTCATCATGAGCATCATCCAGGGACTCCAGGGCGGGTTCGAGATGGCGCGAACCATGACCCAGGGCGGACCGGCCGGGGCCACCACCACCCTGAGTTACTTTGTCTATATCGAGGGTTTCGAGACCGGGCGTCTCGGCTTTGCCTCCGCCGTGGCCTGGGCGCTCTTTGCCCTGGTTTTTGCGGTGACCGCGATCAATTTCAAGTTCGGCAGCCGCTACACCAATGACTGA